Proteins from one Ketobacter alkanivorans genomic window:
- a CDS encoding FAD-dependent oxidoreductase, with amino-acid sequence MAERLNNHFQFLDVARGDPEKKEIGVRRSQYVEIYNPFEPEQASSQAHRCLECGNPYCEWKCPVHNYIPNWLKLISEGNILEAAELSHQTNTLPEVCGRVCPQDRLCEGACTLNDGFGAVTIGSVEKYISDTALAMGWRPDMSGVVATDKKVAIIGAGPAGLGCADILVRNGVKPVVFDRNPEIGGLLTFGIPEFKLEKPVMQLRREVFEGMGIEFRLNTEIGKDISIDDLLSEYDAVFMGMGTYTYMKGGFPGEDLDGVYDALPYLVSNVNRNMGFEKDAAEFIGMSGKKVVVLGGGDTAMDCNRTAIRQGAEQVTCAYRRDEANMPGSRREVANAREEGVEFLFNRQPIAIIGDTKVEGVKVIETQLGEPDARGRRSPEPIPGSEQILPADAVIIAFGFRPSPQPWFDTAGVNTDDGGRVVAPEQGQFQFQTSNPKIFAGGDMVRGSDLVVTAIWEGRKAAEGILDYLDV; translated from the coding sequence ATGGCAGAACGTTTAAATAACCACTTCCAGTTTCTGGATGTAGCCCGTGGCGATCCCGAAAAGAAGGAGATCGGGGTAAGACGTTCCCAGTACGTTGAGATTTACAATCCATTTGAGCCAGAGCAGGCGTCCAGCCAGGCCCATCGTTGTCTCGAGTGCGGAAATCCCTACTGTGAATGGAAGTGCCCGGTGCACAACTACATTCCTAACTGGCTCAAGCTGATCTCGGAAGGCAACATCCTTGAAGCGGCTGAGTTGAGTCACCAGACCAATACGCTGCCAGAAGTATGTGGCCGCGTGTGCCCGCAGGATCGTCTTTGCGAAGGGGCCTGTACCCTTAACGACGGTTTCGGTGCGGTAACCATCGGTTCGGTAGAGAAATACATCAGCGACACCGCGTTGGCCATGGGCTGGCGCCCGGATATGTCGGGTGTGGTTGCCACTGATAAGAAGGTTGCCATCATTGGCGCTGGGCCTGCCGGTTTGGGGTGCGCTGACATCCTGGTACGCAATGGCGTAAAACCGGTGGTGTTCGATCGCAATCCTGAAATTGGCGGTCTGCTTACCTTCGGTATTCCGGAATTCAAACTGGAAAAGCCGGTCATGCAGCTGCGCCGTGAAGTGTTTGAGGGTATGGGTATTGAGTTCCGCCTGAACACCGAGATCGGCAAGGACATTTCCATCGATGATCTGTTGAGTGAATACGATGCTGTGTTCATGGGAATGGGTACGTACACCTACATGAAAGGCGGCTTCCCCGGTGAAGACCTGGATGGTGTGTACGATGCGTTGCCCTATCTGGTATCCAACGTAAACCGCAACATGGGCTTTGAAAAAGACGCTGCCGAGTTTATCGGTATGAGTGGCAAGAAAGTGGTGGTGCTGGGTGGTGGTGATACCGCCATGGATTGTAATCGCACCGCCATTCGTCAGGGCGCCGAGCAGGTTACCTGTGCTTACCGTCGAGATGAAGCCAATATGCCAGGCTCCCGCCGTGAAGTGGCCAATGCCAGAGAAGAAGGCGTGGAGTTTCTGTTCAACCGTCAGCCTATTGCCATCATCGGTGATACCAAGGTTGAAGGCGTGAAAGTGATTGAAACCCAATTGGGAGAGCCCGATGCTCGCGGTCGTCGCAGCCCTGAGCCGATCCCCGGTTCCGAGCAGATTCTGCCTGCGGATGCCGTGATCATCGCTTTCGGTTTTCGCCCCAGCCCCCAGCCCTGGTTTGATACTGCTGGCGTAAACACCGATGATGGTGGTCGTGTGGTGGCTCCGGAGCAGGGTCAGTTCCAGTTCCAGACTTCCAACCCCAAGATCTTTGCCGGTGGCGACATGGTGCGTGGTTCGGATCTGGTGGTAACCGCTATCTGGGAAGGCCGTAAGGCGGCAGAAGGCATACTGGACTATCTGGACGTATGA